A stretch of the Clostridium botulinum genome encodes the following:
- the rnmV gene encoding ribonuclease M5, whose protein sequence is MMIKEVIVVEGRDDITAVKRAVDAEIIAVGGFGINKKVIDRIQEAQKRQGVIVFTDPDFAGEKIRRIISKRVKGIKHAYISKEEGLKDDDIGVENASPETIRKALEKAKCETKEKRNEFGPEDLFFFNLTGSKEAKQRREILGRELRIGYCNSAQFITRLNNYGIKKEEFVDALKKVNKEINNGKSND, encoded by the coding sequence ATGATGATAAAAGAAGTTATTGTAGTTGAAGGTAGAGACGATATAACAGCAGTTAAAAGGGCTGTAGATGCAGAAATAATAGCAGTAGGCGGTTTTGGAATTAATAAAAAAGTTATAGATAGAATACAAGAAGCACAGAAAAGACAAGGGGTAATTGTATTTACAGATCCAGACTTTGCAGGAGAGAAGATACGTAGAATTATATCTAAGAGAGTAAAGGGAATCAAACATGCATATATAAGTAAAGAAGAAGGGCTTAAAGATGATGACATAGGAGTTGAAAATGCATCTCCTGAAACTATAAGAAAGGCATTAGAAAAAGCCAAATGTGAGACAAAAGAAAAGAGAAATGAATTTGGACCTGAAGATTTGTTCTTTTTTAATCTTACTGGAAGTAAGGAAGCTAAACAAAGAAGAGAAATATTAGGAAGAGAATTAAGAATAGGTTATTGTAATTCTGCACAATTTATAACTAGATTAAATAACTATGGAATTAAAAAAGAAGAATTTGTAGATGCATTAAAGAAAGTAAATAAGGAGATAAATAATGGAAAAAGTAACGACTAA
- the rsmA gene encoding 16S rRNA (adenine(1518)-N(6)/adenine(1519)-N(6))-dimethyltransferase RsmA: MEKVTTKEIVQKYNFKFTKSLGQNFLTDQTVLDDIVNGSEVCEEDFIIEIGPGVGTLTKELLKKAKKVCAVELDSNLIPILQEELKDFDNFELVHKDALKINFKELIGDEKSVKVVANLPYYVTTPIIARLLKEGYKFKSLTIMIQKEVAERIASKPNCKEYGALSVLVQYYCDTRIIRKVPPTCFIPQPKVDSIIIRLDRLNELRVKVKDEELFFKIVRQSFNMRRKTLRNAIKSLGFVSSDNIEKVFNDADIDPRRRGETLTLEEFGKLADSVYNIKEV; this comes from the coding sequence ATGGAAAAAGTAACGACTAAAGAGATTGTTCAAAAATATAATTTTAAGTTTACTAAAAGTTTAGGGCAAAACTTTCTAACGGATCAGACTGTACTAGATGATATAGTAAATGGTTCTGAAGTATGTGAGGAAGACTTTATAATCGAAATAGGTCCAGGGGTAGGTACTCTTACTAAAGAATTATTGAAAAAAGCAAAAAAAGTATGTGCAGTGGAGTTAGATTCTAATTTAATACCTATTTTACAAGAAGAACTTAAGGACTTTGATAATTTTGAGCTTGTACATAAAGATGCTCTTAAAATAAATTTTAAAGAGTTAATTGGAGATGAAAAAAGTGTTAAGGTAGTAGCTAATTTGCCTTACTATGTAACAACTCCTATAATAGCTAGACTTTTAAAAGAAGGATATAAATTTAAATCTTTAACAATAATGATTCAAAAAGAGGTTGCTGAGAGAATAGCATCAAAGCCAAATTGTAAAGAATATGGGGCGTTATCGGTATTAGTTCAATATTATTGTGATACTAGAATAATAAGAAAGGTTCCACCGACTTGTTTTATTCCTCAACCTAAAGTTGATTCTATAATAATAAGATTGGATAGACTAAATGAACTTAGAGTTAAAGTAAAAGATGAGGAATTATTCTTTAAGATAGTAAGGCAGTCTTTTAATATGAGAAGAAAAACATTGAGAAATGCTATAAAAAGTTTAGGATTTGTGTCTTCGGATAATATAGAAAAGGTATTTAATGATGCGGATATAGATCCTAGAAGAAGAGGTGAAACCTTGACTTTGGAAGAGTTTGGTAAGCTGGCTGATAGTGTATATAACATAAAAGAAGTTTAG
- a CDS encoding Mrp/NBP35 family ATP-binding protein: MSNCESCPSKGTCNEQECSKMLPKYGNVKNIIGIISGKGGVGKSTVTGILAAELCKKGFKVGVLDADVTGPSMPRILGVNNDRAKMLQVDENENEPRLIPVETQSGIKVMSLNLLIEGEDQPVIWRGPLITGVLNQMYSDTMWGELDYLLIDMPPGTGDVALTIMQSMPLNGMVVVSTPQDMVSMIVKKVVVMIEKMNINLLGIVENMSYIQCGKCGEKVRIFSKKPAEEHVEYLGAPLLSEMPINLDMVESLEKGEMESYIRNSEQYNEFIDNFMNSLNK; this comes from the coding sequence ATGAGTAATTGTGAAAGCTGTCCAAGTAAGGGTACGTGTAATGAACAAGAATGTTCTAAAATGTTACCTAAGTATGGAAATGTAAAAAATATAATAGGAATTATAAGTGGTAAAGGTGGAGTAGGAAAGTCTACTGTTACTGGAATACTTGCAGCAGAGCTTTGTAAAAAAGGATTTAAAGTAGGGGTATTGGATGCGGATGTAACAGGACCATCTATGCCAAGAATTTTAGGTGTTAATAATGATAGAGCTAAAATGCTTCAAGTGGATGAAAATGAAAATGAGCCTAGACTTATACCAGTAGAAACTCAAAGTGGTATTAAAGTAATGTCTTTAAACTTATTAATTGAAGGGGAAGATCAACCAGTTATATGGAGAGGTCCTTTAATAACAGGGGTTTTAAACCAAATGTATAGTGATACAATGTGGGGAGAACTTGATTATCTTCTTATAGATATGCCTCCAGGAACAGGGGATGTAGCATTAACAATAATGCAAAGTATGCCTTTAAATGGAATGGTAGTAGTATCAACTCCTCAAGATATGGTTTCAATGATAGTTAAAAAAGTGGTAGTAATGATAGAAAAAATGAATATAAATTTACTTGGTATAGTAGAAAACATGTCTTATATACAATGTGGTAAATGTGGAGAAAAGGTAAGAATATTTAGTAAAAAACCAGCAGAAGAACATGTTGAATATTTAGGGGCTCCACTTTTATCAGAAATGCCTATAAATCTTGATATGGTTGAAAGCCTAGAAAAAGGTGAGATGGAAAGTTATATAAGAAATTCTGAACAATATAATGAGTTTATAGATAATTTCATGAATAGCTTAAATAAGTAA
- a CDS encoding MgtC/SapB family protein: protein MSHYQILIRLGVAILIGVLLGYEREYSNRPAGLRTHILVCVGACVITMIQTSVGLEVGGKILNCPGLATAMKSDMGRLGAQVISGIGFLGAGTIIHEKGSVKGLTTAAGIWTTACIGLAVGFGYYFLSISAAIGVFIIIVCMKKVEVYFFDRTTPINIEIQYDMNVDLNAELVGYFKYKNIKIQNIIYIVEKKQDNKNYRKCVYKLLISKHSNLRRLKKELENNSWIIEAKVV, encoded by the coding sequence ATGAGTCATTATCAGATATTAATAAGACTTGGAGTTGCTATTTTAATTGGGGTGCTTTTAGGCTATGAAAGAGAATATAGTAACCGACCGGCAGGACTTAGAACACATATTTTAGTTTGTGTAGGTGCTTGTGTTATAACTATGATACAAACAAGTGTTGGGTTAGAAGTAGGAGGCAAAATATTAAATTGTCCAGGATTAGCTACAGCAATGAAATCTGATATGGGAAGATTAGGTGCACAAGTTATTTCGGGAATTGGTTTTTTAGGAGCAGGTACTATAATACATGAGAAAGGTTCGGTCAAGGGATTAACAACTGCTGCAGGTATTTGGACTACTGCATGTATTGGACTTGCTGTTGGGTTTGGATATTATTTTTTGAGTATTTCAGCAGCAATAGGAGTTTTTATTATTATAGTATGTATGAAAAAGGTAGAGGTATATTTTTTTGATAGAACAACTCCTATTAATATTGAAATACAGTATGATATGAATGTTGATTTAAATGCTGAATTAGTAGGATATTTTAAATATAAAAATATTAAAATACAGAATATAATATATATAGTTGAAAAAAAACAAGATAATAAAAATTATAGAAAGTGTGTATATAAACTTCTAATATCTAAACATTCAAATTTAAGGAGACTTAAGAAAGAGCTTGAAAATAATAGTTGGATTATTGAAGCAAAGGTAGTTTAA
- a CDS encoding DUF3888 domain-containing protein — protein MKKIVIGFISSLMIFFSIVSVSIAKEKNIDKREYNDFLITLLGSNIIDTLNDYYGKPRCFEMKNAEVLEIKKVEEGALYFIVTIRVRNFDKTTNNDYGIDTMTLANTSEGAHVLDFQHIKEPDSTSI, from the coding sequence ATGAAAAAAATAGTAATAGGATTTATAAGTAGTTTAATGATATTTTTTTCTATAGTATCTGTAAGTATTGCTAAAGAAAAAAATATAGATAAAAGGGAGTATAATGATTTTTTAATTACTTTATTAGGCTCTAATATTATAGACACTTTAAATGATTATTATGGAAAACCAAGATGCTTTGAAATGAAAAATGCAGAAGTCTTAGAAATAAAAAAGGTTGAAGAAGGAGCGTTGTATTTTATTGTAACCATTAGGGTAAGAAATTTTGATAAAACAACTAATAATGACTATGGTATAGATACTATGACCTTAGCAAATACTAGTGAAGGTGCTCATGTACTTGATTTCCAGCATATAAAAGAACCTGATTCAACATCTATTTAA
- a CDS encoding toxic anion resistance protein, translating to MNENSIITTQFSEVNLEKETNDISLKVKNSPEVLDLAQKLDISNIDSVMNFGQDTATEISRFADQILNSIETTKVEDSGTLLVQLNKIMDKFDIKDFEEKKQSFFAKIFKKAQDSIEALFKKYHTMGGEIDKVYIELKKYESEINSSNKNLEEMFNKNMDYYESLEKYIQAGNLVVDNFKNKILPELQLKADNSTEQIDQINLSNAMQILEMIEQRVYDLELAKNVSLQTMPQIKLIQKGNYNLVRKINSAFIVTIPVFKQCLTQAITLKRQAIQAKAMAALDEKTNELLLRNAENTALQSKLTAKLASGSSIQIETLEKTWSTIVQGIEETKQIELDAKKQREDGTKRLHELQKDFESRTRK from the coding sequence ATGAATGAAAACTCAATTATCACTACTCAATTTTCAGAAGTTAACTTAGAAAAAGAAACTAACGATATATCATTAAAAGTTAAAAACTCACCAGAGGTATTAGATTTGGCTCAAAAACTTGATATATCCAATATTGATTCAGTTATGAATTTTGGTCAAGATACAGCAACAGAAATATCACGTTTTGCAGATCAAATATTAAATTCTATTGAAACTACAAAAGTTGAAGATTCAGGAACATTACTAGTTCAACTTAATAAAATCATGGATAAATTTGATATAAAAGATTTTGAAGAAAAAAAGCAAAGTTTTTTTGCTAAAATATTTAAAAAAGCTCAAGATTCTATAGAAGCTTTATTCAAAAAATATCATACTATGGGCGGAGAAATAGATAAAGTATATATTGAATTAAAAAAATATGAATCGGAAATTAACAGTTCAAACAAAAACCTTGAAGAAATGTTTAATAAAAACATGGATTACTATGAATCATTAGAAAAATATATTCAAGCTGGAAACTTAGTTGTAGATAACTTTAAAAATAAAATATTACCTGAACTTCAATTAAAAGCTGATAACTCTACTGAACAAATAGATCAAATAAATCTATCTAATGCCATGCAAATTCTTGAAATGATTGAACAAAGAGTTTATGATCTTGAACTTGCTAAAAATGTTTCCCTACAAACAATGCCTCAGATAAAATTAATACAAAAAGGAAATTATAACTTAGTTAGAAAAATAAATTCAGCCTTTATAGTTACAATTCCAGTGTTTAAACAATGTTTAACTCAAGCTATAACTTTAAAAAGACAGGCAATTCAAGCTAAGGCAATGGCTGCATTAGATGAAAAAACAAATGAATTATTACTTAGAAATGCTGAAAATACTGCCCTTCAATCCAAATTAACAGCAAAACTTGCATCTGGAAGTTCAATTCAAATTGAAACATTAGAAAAAACTTGGTCAACTATAGTTCAAGGTATAGAAGAAACTAAACAAATAGAATTAGATGCTAAAAAACAGCGTGAAGATGGTACAAAACGCCTTCATGAATTACAAAAAGATTTTGAATCAAGAACTAGAAAATAA
- a CDS encoding YceG family protein yields the protein MININKFINSYPKSSKNILDDLNTPLNKRTGFINGKSPITPIYFYRCIGLLSNETDYYTNIKNINKSLAFLEDSYLTFLSTISAKNNPQITNIFQSLWINYKLQDFDYKNTKVLIKIFKENKLLPMLNSNLLNSSLEESLNFILELYIKKESSVTMTKLKNFSIKLVLWINEFVPKLFKNFNISSKPINNIINPKILYIGNIKKHEVYFLIFLSKLGCDILYVNSPDDGDFSIIDKDEIYSKTLNLNNKTSLDIGKVNTLIKTNPINTNYENLTIPSFDLEKYVNTSIKSSLKTSKNIFKDICSSLNERTDFLGGDSPYIPCYFYRYIGSLENTVEYFNSLFKFDKHLQNFNSLYLNFFDDIPIENNLELITKTANIWTNISKSQTDFKSPSALPWLMDLLITNNAFPDLRELVINSSIINSFYTTLELYITNETNLNFSKIKNFILKILIWIYKYVPDLYKKFDYLKNTTNTTYNPKILYYGNLKKHEAYFLIFLSLMGSDIIYINSKDDTVFEKIDKNNDFSNIINLGNSIDIKPFPKEELITRHETVAFQASSEIEKVLCNTKDGLFKPWQFENYNITPSTLKTTYDELKLLWNEECRIRPGFNIENNTVYIPNLFAKISGVHRDINIYWNELKKLKSTKNTLFIYDIPYTKDSYSNYDLYSLDYCFKDGLVNKENLLKHRLYKFSYLKTSLQSVIIDKINLLLKLNIFNTPIDTELKLKILITILNLDNSILELIQKFDYPFEIPKILIYHNNNNVPSTEDSIILAFLNLMCFDIAIFTPTGYNDIECNISEHCYDIYKLEEVKFNLNIPNLNSIRKFKDRSTSFWSNLFK from the coding sequence ATGATTAATATAAATAAATTTATAAATTCGTATCCCAAATCATCTAAAAATATTTTAGATGATTTAAATACACCACTTAATAAAAGAACTGGCTTTATAAATGGGAAATCTCCCATTACTCCTATTTATTTTTATAGATGTATAGGACTTCTTAGTAACGAAACTGATTACTATACTAATATAAAGAATATAAATAAATCTCTAGCTTTCCTTGAAGATTCTTATTTAACCTTTTTATCCACAATTTCAGCTAAAAATAATCCACAAATAACAAATATTTTTCAATCATTGTGGATTAATTATAAATTACAAGACTTTGATTATAAAAACACAAAAGTTTTAATAAAAATTTTCAAAGAAAATAAGCTATTGCCAATGCTTAATAGCAACCTATTAAATTCCTCCCTTGAGGAATCTTTAAACTTTATATTAGAGTTATATATAAAAAAAGAATCTAGTGTAACCATGACTAAATTAAAAAACTTTTCTATTAAATTAGTTTTATGGATAAATGAATTTGTTCCAAAGCTTTTTAAAAACTTTAATATATCCTCTAAACCAATTAATAATATAATAAATCCCAAAATTTTATATATAGGAAATATAAAAAAACATGAAGTTTATTTTTTAATATTTTTATCTAAATTAGGTTGTGATATTTTATATGTAAACTCACCAGATGACGGTGACTTTTCAATAATTGATAAGGATGAAATCTACTCTAAGACTTTGAATTTAAACAATAAAACTTCATTAGATATAGGAAAAGTTAATACACTTATAAAAACTAATCCAATTAACACTAACTACGAAAATTTAACCATACCATCCTTTGATTTAGAAAAATACGTAAACACATCTATTAAATCTTCCTTAAAAACATCCAAAAATATTTTTAAGGATATATGTTCTTCATTAAATGAAAGGACTGACTTTTTAGGTGGAGACTCCCCCTATATACCCTGTTACTTTTACAGATATATAGGTTCACTAGAAAATACAGTAGAATATTTTAATAGTTTATTTAAATTTGATAAACATCTTCAAAATTTTAATAGCTTATATTTAAATTTTTTTGATGATATTCCAATAGAAAATAATTTAGAATTGATAACTAAAACAGCGAATATATGGACGAATATTTCTAAATCTCAAACTGACTTCAAAAGTCCATCAGCCTTGCCTTGGCTAATGGACCTATTAATAACTAATAATGCATTTCCCGATTTGAGAGAACTTGTTATAAACTCATCCATAATAAATAGCTTTTATACTACTTTAGAACTTTATATAACTAACGAAACAAATTTAAATTTCAGTAAAATAAAAAATTTTATATTAAAAATTCTTATATGGATATATAAATATGTTCCTGATTTATATAAAAAGTTTGATTATCTTAAAAACACAACAAACACTACATATAATCCTAAGATATTATATTATGGAAATTTAAAAAAACATGAGGCATATTTTTTAATATTCCTTTCATTAATGGGTTCTGATATTATATATATTAATTCTAAAGATGATACAGTATTTGAAAAAATTGATAAAAATAACGATTTTTCTAATATAATTAACCTCGGAAACTCAATTGATATAAAACCATTTCCAAAAGAAGAGCTTATAACAAGACATGAAACCGTAGCCTTTCAAGCATCTTCTGAAATTGAAAAAGTACTTTGCAATACAAAGGATGGTCTTTTTAAACCTTGGCAGTTTGAGAATTACAACATAACTCCTTCAACTTTAAAAACAACATATGATGAACTAAAACTACTTTGGAATGAAGAGTGTAGAATTCGACCAGGTTTTAATATAGAGAATAATACTGTATATATTCCTAATTTATTTGCTAAAATTAGCGGTGTTCATAGAGATATTAATATATATTGGAATGAACTAAAAAAATTAAAATCCACTAAAAACACTTTATTTATATATGATATTCCTTATACAAAGGATTCTTATTCAAACTATGATCTATATAGTCTAGATTATTGTTTTAAAGATGGATTAGTAAATAAAGAAAACTTACTTAAGCATAGACTCTATAAATTTTCTTACTTAAAAACTTCATTACAAAGTGTTATAATAGATAAAATAAATTTATTATTAAAATTAAACATTTTTAATACTCCTATAGACACAGAATTAAAATTAAAAATTTTAATTACAATATTAAATTTAGATAACTCTATATTGGAATTAATACAAAAGTTTGATTATCCTTTTGAAATACCAAAAATTTTAATATATCATAATAATAATAATGTACCAAGCACCGAAGATTCTATAATCTTAGCTTTTTTAAATCTTATGTGCTTTGACATAGCTATATTTACTCCTACAGGATACAATGATATAGAATGTAATATTTCTGAACACTGCTACGATATTTATAAATTAGAAGAAGTTAAATTTAACTTAAATATACCTAATTTAAATTCTATAAGAAAATTTAAAGATAGATCTACTTCATTTTGGTCTAATCTATTTAAATAA
- a CDS encoding AIM24 family protein — translation MFNFKVHQELTCVAEGEGQFYALAGAMIASQGNFSAEKVLLDPNENRSILGSFINLAARKITGENIQIMKVNGSGRYYMANKSQHVSVIKLNQGQSISVEGENLLAFTGDCKYGVRFIGSGVISQKGMFTSKLTGVAGNAQVAITTEGNPLILETPCTVDPDAVICWTGSDPNFKTDISWKNFIGQSSGESYFFEFNSYGETVIVQPSERISGLEVAID, via the coding sequence ATGTTTAATTTTAAAGTTCATCAAGAATTGACATGTGTTGCAGAGGGAGAAGGACAATTTTATGCTCTTGCAGGGGCTATGATTGCAAGTCAGGGTAATTTTAGTGCAGAAAAGGTATTGTTAGATCCTAATGAAAATAGAAGTATTTTAGGATCTTTTATTAATCTTGCAGCTAGAAAAATTACTGGAGAGAACATACAAATAATGAAGGTTAATGGTAGTGGAAGATATTATATGGCAAATAAATCTCAGCATGTTAGTGTTATTAAGCTTAATCAAGGACAAAGCATATCTGTTGAGGGAGAAAACTTATTGGCTTTCACGGGAGATTGCAAATACGGAGTTAGATTTATAGGAAGTGGAGTTATATCTCAAAAGGGTATGTTTACATCTAAGTTAACTGGAGTAGCAGGAAATGCACAAGTTGCAATAACTACAGAAGGAAATCCTCTTATATTAGAAACTCCTTGTACTGTTGATCCAGATGCAGTTATATGTTGGACAGGCTCTGATCCTAATTTTAAAACGGATATTAGTTGGAAAAACTTTATTGGACAGTCATCCGGAGAATCTTATTTTTTTGAGTTTAATAGTTATGGAGAGACTGTAATAGTTCAACCATCAGAAAGAATAAGCGGACTTGAAGTTGCTATAGATTAA
- a CDS encoding TerD family protein has protein sequence MNFNINEESRFIKKSTEKKYGNLLVDTTIKEDRGIIDLTNTNSNKSTYSSNINLKSLTLNSIKAVDEIAATKIKKINTQNNNKELIKNNNSITLRKGEKVFINSNKKNIFKLLIVLDWDIEYKGNYPIDLDTSVFMVDANGNTMEKNFIFYGNTKSLDNAVKLGEDYNTEIKKNYKETIQVDLKTISENVEKLAFTVTIYEGEKRQQNFSKILNGYFRVIDIESESEIFSYKFNDGLNKETAVVIAEIYRYKEFWKLNPIGDGFNGGLGALCNNYGIEIE, from the coding sequence ATGAATTTTAATATAAATGAAGAAAGTAGATTTATTAAAAAATCTACAGAAAAGAAGTATGGAAATTTACTTGTAGATACTACTATTAAAGAGGATAGAGGTATTATAGATTTAACTAATACAAATTCAAATAAAAGTACATATTCATCAAATATTAATTTAAAATCATTAACATTAAATAGCATTAAAGCGGTAGATGAAATAGCAGCCACAAAAATAAAAAAAATTAATACTCAAAATAACAATAAAGAATTAATTAAAAATAATAATAGTATTACATTAAGAAAAGGGGAAAAGGTTTTTATTAATTCAAATAAAAAAAATATATTTAAATTATTAATAGTATTAGATTGGGATATAGAGTATAAAGGAAACTATCCAATTGACTTGGATACATCAGTATTTATGGTAGATGCTAATGGTAATACAATGGAAAAGAATTTTATATTCTATGGAAATACTAAAAGCTTGGATAATGCAGTGAAATTAGGAGAAGATTATAATACAGAAATTAAAAAGAATTATAAAGAGACTATTCAGGTAGATTTAAAAACTATTTCAGAAAATGTGGAAAAGCTTGCTTTTACAGTTACTATATATGAAGGTGAAAAGAGACAACAAAATTTTTCTAAAATATTAAATGGATATTTTAGAGTCATAGATATTGAAAGTGAAAGCGAAATATTTAGTTATAAATTTAATGATGGATTAAATAAAGAAACAGCTGTAGTAATTGCAGAAATATATAGGTATAAAGAATTTTGGAAATTAAATCCCATAGGTGATGGATTTAATGGTGGACTTGGTGCTTTGTGTAATAATTATGGCATAGAAATTGAATAA
- a CDS encoding NCS2 family permease, with protein MEKFFALKENNTDVKTEVLAGITTFMTMAYILIVNPAILSDAGMNSGAVFTATAISAVIATLIMGLYAKLPFAQAPGMGLNAFFAYNIVKQMGYSFEFALTAVLLEGLIFIALTAFNVREAIVDSIPINLKKSISVGIGLLIAFIGLSNAGVVLHPKDNSTILAIGNITSGEALLAIIGILISGILLAKNIRGALLIGIIITTIIGIPMGITHLPAAIFSAPPSIKSIAFKFQWQHIFTVQMAVALFTLLFMDMFDTVGTLVGVATKAKMLDENGRVPNVKKALFSDAIGTTLGACLGTSTVSTFVESASGVAEGGRTGLTAVSTAVMFVIALFLSPLFAIIPSAATAPALVLVGLFMMEPIKEIDLVDFTEAIPAFFTIIMMPLAYSISDGIAFGVVSYIFLKALTGKYREVTLTTYVVGILFILKFFIPA; from the coding sequence ATGGAGAAATTTTTTGCATTAAAAGAGAATAATACCGATGTGAAAACAGAAGTTTTAGCCGGTATAACTACTTTTATGACAATGGCATATATACTTATTGTAAATCCAGCCATACTTTCTGACGCAGGAATGAATTCAGGTGCGGTATTTACAGCTACAGCAATATCAGCAGTTATAGCAACACTAATCATGGGTCTTTATGCAAAGTTACCTTTTGCACAAGCACCAGGAATGGGATTAAATGCTTTCTTTGCATATAACATAGTTAAACAAATGGGATATAGTTTTGAATTTGCATTAACAGCAGTTTTATTAGAAGGTCTTATATTCATAGCATTAACAGCTTTCAATGTACGTGAAGCTATAGTTGATTCTATACCAATAAATTTAAAAAAATCTATTTCCGTTGGAATTGGACTTCTAATTGCTTTTATTGGGCTTAGTAATGCGGGTGTTGTATTACATCCAAAAGATAATAGTACAATATTAGCTATTGGAAACATAACATCTGGTGAAGCGTTACTTGCTATAATAGGAATATTGATAAGTGGAATTTTACTTGCTAAAAATATTAGAGGTGCATTACTTATAGGAATTATCATTACTACTATAATTGGTATACCAATGGGTATAACACATCTTCCTGCAGCAATCTTTAGTGCGCCACCATCAATAAAATCAATAGCATTTAAATTTCAGTGGCAACATATATTTACTGTACAGATGGCGGTAGCTTTATTTACATTATTATTTATGGATATGTTTGATACAGTAGGAACTTTAGTTGGAGTTGCTACAAAAGCAAAAATGTTAGATGAAAATGGAAGAGTTCCAAATGTAAAAAAAGCATTATTTTCAGATGCTATAGGAACTACCTTAGGAGCTTGCCTTGGAACTAGTACAGTAAGTACCTTTGTTGAAAGTGCATCAGGAGTTGCAGAAGGGGGAAGAACAGGACTTACGGCAGTATCAACAGCTGTAATGTTTGTAATAGCATTATTCTTATCACCTTTATTTGCAATAATTCCATCAGCTGCTACAGCACCAGCTCTTGTGCTTGTAGGACTTTTTATGATGGAGCCTATAAAAGAAATAGATTTAGTAGATTTTACAGAAGCTATTCCAGCTTTCTTTACAATAATAATGATGCCTTTAGCATATAGTATATCTGATGGTATAGCATTTGGAGTAGTTTCATATATATTTTTAAAAGCTTTAACAGGAAAATATAGAGAAGTTACTCTAACAACGTATGTGGTTGGAATATTATTTATATTGAAATTCTTTATACCAGCTTAA